A genome region from Gigantopelta aegis isolate Gae_Host chromosome 3, Gae_host_genome, whole genome shotgun sequence includes the following:
- the LOC121368901 gene encoding protein FAM83H-like, producing the protein MYPSSRGSTEIMYPSSQGSTEIMYPSSQGSTERMYPSSQGSTKRMYPSSQGSTERMYPSSQGSTENVPEFPGKYRENVPEFPGKYRECTRVPREVQRECTRVLREVQRMYPSSQGSTEGMYPSSQGSTERMYPSSQGSAENVPEFPGKYRECTRVPREVQRMYPNE; encoded by the coding sequence ATGTACCCGAGTTCCCGGGGAAGTACAGAGATAATGTACCCAAGTTCCCAGGGAAGTACAGAGATAATGTACCCGAGTTCCCAGGGAAGTACAGAGAGAATGTACCCAAGTTCCCAGGGAAGTACAAAGAGAATGTACCCGAGTTCCCAGGGAAGTACAGAGAGAATGTACCCGAGTTCTCAGGGAAGTACAGAGAATGTACCCGAGTTCCCAGGGAAGTACAGAGAGAATGTACCCGAGTTCCCAGGGAAGTACAGAGAATGTACCCGAGTTCCCAGGGAAGTACAGAGAGAATGTACCCGAGTTCTCAGGGAAGTACAGAGAATGTACCCAAGTTCCCAGGGAAGTACAGAGGGAATGTACCCGAGTTCCCAGGGAAGTACAGAGAGAATGTACCCGAGTTCCCAGGGAAGTGCAGAGAATGTACCCGAGTTCCCAGGGAAGTACAGAGAATGTACCCGAGTTCCCAGGGAAGTGCAGAGAATGTACccgaatgaatga